One Osmerus eperlanus chromosome 16, fOsmEpe2.1, whole genome shotgun sequence DNA segment encodes these proteins:
- the LOC134037011 gene encoding zinc finger protein 180-like codes for MANFLPFHTQVTSIMGVFVDAAVAQICELVDEGYAVLRLEISRSQKENEELKEKLVRMEMGNMLGLGNVAPAVHERTPFYAISEEDRCSNRRSALEPEFDGLCVSGEQPSLDGDQLLTNTKSVEKFPILIKEEVPEDDFDMSWTQKELEIDRQSSCADEEGNIDKMGLNRTNHVSKECTLVIKADPEEQTLEQMEDMSVEQRNTGFATHLTKSLFPSTETDSEDPACSNAADIIPSYFSGSPGTHMSLDETSTTRGQLSNVKFHTVKPKVVMLDPEAHNDHYKSNRNTLQFQMQKGTSGPGGCGNLSERHFLSRRKSQRDNRARFKLPTAQRIIPNTEHDIHEEGSQEKQFICGFCGKSFTGQRYLQAHQRVHTGEKPYSCSHCGKRFGQASYLRKHQTIHTGVKPYGCPLCGKRFADSSNLIRHKGVHTGERPFICIHCGLRFAVKHNLRIHLQKNHPHSSGTRIGDIH; via the exons ATGGCGAATTTTTTGCCTTTTCACACGCAGGTCACCTCGATTATGGGGGTCTTTGTAGACGCGGCCGTGGCACAGATTTGTGAACTTGTTGACGAAGGATATGCAGTTTTACGCTTGGAAATATCCAGAAGTCAAAAGGAAAACGAAGAGCTAAAGGAGAAATTGGTGAGAATGGAGATGGGTAATATGCTAGGACTTGGAAACGTCGCGCCTGCGGTGCACGAGCGCACCCCATTCTATGCGATATCAG AGGAGGATCGATGTTCTAACAGGAGATCTGCCTTGGAGCCAGAGTTTGATGGCTTGTGTGTCAGTGGAGAACAACCAAGCCTAGATGGGGATCAATTACTGACTAACACAAAG TCTGTGGAGAAATTCCCCATCCTAATCAAGGAAGAAGTACCCGAGGATGACTTTGATATGTCCTGGACGCAAAAAGAACTAGAAATCGATAGACAGA GCAGCTGTGCTGATGAAGAAGGGAATATTGACAAAATGGGGCTGAATCGGACAAACCATGTTTCTAAAGAGTGCACTCTGGTTATCAAAGCAGACCCGGAGGAACAAACACTTGAACAAATGGAGGACATGTCTGTTGAACAGAGAAACACAGGATTTGCTACACATTTGACTAAGAGTCTGTTTCCAAGTACTGAAACTGATTCTGAAGACCCAGCTTGTTCTAATGCTGCTGATATCATCCCCTCATACTTCTCAGGCAGCCCTGGGACACATATGTCATTAGATGAGACAAGTACTACTAGGGGACAGTTGTCAAATGTCAAATTTCACACGGTTAAACCGAAAGTTGTAATGCTGGATCCTGAAGCCCACAATGACCATTATAAATCTAATAGAAATACACTACAGTTTCAAATGCAGAAAGGTACGTCTGGTCCTGGTGGCTGTGGTAACTTAAGCGAGAGGCATTTCTTGAGTCGTCGAAAGAGCCAAAGAGACAACAGAGCTAGGTTTAAACTGCCTACTGCCCAACGAATCATACCAAACACAGAACATGACATACATGAAGAGGGCAGTCAAGAGAAGCAGTTCATATGTGGGTTTTGCGGGAAGAGTTTCACTGGTCAAAGATATCTCCAGGCTCACCAACGAgttcacacaggagagaaaccatataGCTGTTCTCATTGTGGGAAAAGATTTGGCCAAGCAAGTTATCTTAGGAAACATCAGACAATTCACACAGGGGTAAAACCATATGGTTGTCCACTATGTGGAAAGCGGTTTGCAGATTCCAGTAATCTCATCAGACACAAAGGTGTTCATACAGGAGAAAGACCATTCATCTGCATCCACTGTGGCTTACGATTTGCTGTAAAACACAACCTTAGAATTCACTTGCAGAAGAACCATCCTCATTCTTCTGGAACTCGAATTGGAGATATAcattga
- the LOC134037017 gene encoding zinc finger protein 665-like, whose product MDDDPSDDGQTAKQKKGVSITQSAALTGVKPKPLVIKVERTDDIWENSDQPERESHGTVGGPIDSIVHSEAAQAISKLEIMGQSSASSCVWSSGDTKKTLFSEPKNLNANKRSQSADLETGDGLPIIDPVPFDCMLYEPHSQHGSHSTHTLTEDPGCSYSLKMSVNSGTAHSDSSNDFHFAVDEVSRSIAEHQQPASYRDNRQREPLSAEETQMTVRDDMDTGPSAFMVDDDWVSHNSSSSVPNYNSDGLEKLFICSFCGKTLACLKNLKTHMRVHTGEKPFSCTQCGKRFSDSSNLKRHQSVHTGERRYGCMHCGKRFAQSGSLKVHMSVHTGCKQFKCPHCGKTFISANHLRRHVTVHEGEKHLPTTFQ is encoded by the exons ATGGATGATGACCCTTCTGATGACGGGCAGACCGCCAAACAAAAAAAG GGGGTCTCAATCACCCAATCTGCGGCACTAACTGGGGTGAAGCCCAAACCACTAGTCATAAAAGTGGAGAGGACTGATGATATCTGGGAGAACTCTGACCAAccggaaagagaga GTCATGGCACTGTTGGAGGACCAATAGATTCCATAGTACACTCGGAAGCTGCTCAGGCAATCAGCAAACTGGAAATAATGGGGCAAAGTAGTGCAAGCTCTTGCGTTTGGTCGAGTGGTGACACGAAGAAAACGCTATTTTCTGAACCTAAAAACCTAAATGCCAACAAAAGGTCTCAAAGCGCAGACTTGGAAACTGGTGATGGTCTACCGATAATAGATCCAGTTCCTTTTGACTGTATGTTATATGAGCCCCACAGTCAACATGGGTCCCATAGTACACATACATTGACTGAGGATCCAGGGTGCTCGTATTCTTTAAAAATGAGTGTGAATTCCGGAACGGCTCACTCTGATTCGAGCAACGATTTCCATTTTGCTGTCGATGAGGTAAGTCGCTCTATAGCTGAGCACCAACAGCCTGCAAGTTACAGAGACAACAGACAGAGGGAGCCCTTGTCTGCAGAAGAAACCCAGATGACCGTCAGAGATGACATGGACACTGGACCCAGTGCCTTCATGGTCGACGATGACTGGGTTTCCCATAACAGTTCTAGCAGTGTCCCTAATTACAACAGTGACGGCTTGGAAAAGCTGTTCATTTGTAGTTTCTGCGGAAAGACTCTGGCTTGTCTCAAGAACCTGAAAACTCACATGCGGgttcacacaggagagaagccgttcAGCTGCACGCAGTGCGGGAAACGCTTCTCGGACTCCAGCAACCTCAAGCGTCACCAGAGCGTTCATACGGGAGAGAGACGCTATGGTTGCATGCACTGTGGGAAACGTTTTGCACAGTCGGGTTCCCTCAAAGTACATATGAGCGTACATACAGGCTGTAAGCAGTTCAAGTGCCCGCACTGCGGCAAGACTTTCATTTCTGCCAATCATCTCAGGAGACATGTCACTGTCCATGAAGGGGAAAAACATTTGCCAACCACTTTTCagtga
- the tmem71 gene encoding transmembrane protein 71 — protein sequence MALLFSRAVTSSPLRKRQPVADQSCQSLGLSLLSPDSSYECYSVNPVTGSPCCCRRSPRLLSNGYYVLTEDSYAWDDEGNVSLTPSKINVSYKENLVRVFRRRRKARRSLASLLSDMTETCQSWLDEKVFGGKRFAPLAESSWVEDSTTTLDTSCSFTYDHSDITAPPEKLAQEPVIQEEICSETCYSQEQFTQSLGGLLDVPPPSTFHSHSCCLPESQPADCPTMKALFLLIFTVFVFTAIFSGCLLRGLTMAFITFLLIMTTLFFTKSGPMGKWRKAKTEDITSRNE from the exons ATGGCTCTGCTCTTCAGTAGGGCTGTTACAA GTTCACCTTTAAGAAAGAGACAACCAGTGGCTGATCAGTCATGTCAGAG CCTTGGACTGTCCCTCCTGTCACCAGACTCGTCTTACGAATGTTATTCCGTCAACCCTGTGACAGGCTCCCCCTGCTGCTGCCGACGCagcccccgcctcctctccaACGGTTACTACGTCCTCACGGAGGACAGCTACGCCTGGGACGATGAAGGCAACgtgtccctcactccctcaaaAATCAACGTTTCCTACAAGGAGAATCTAGTGAG AGTGTTCCGGCGCAGACGGAAAGCACGAAGGTCCCTGGCCAGTCTGTTGAGTGACATGACTGAGACGTGTCAGTCTTGGCTGGATGAGAAGGTGTTTGGAGGGAAGCGTTTTGCACCACTGGCAGAGTCATCCTGGGTAGAGGACAGCACCACCACACTGGACACCAGCTGCAGCTTCACATATG accacagtgacatcacagccCCACCAGAGAAGTTGGCTCAGGAGCCTGTGATCCAGGAGGAGATTTGCTCTGAGACCTGCTACTCACAAGAGCAGTTCACCCAATCACTGGGGGGTCTCTTGGATGTCCCGCCTCCCTCCACATTCCACTCCCATAGTTGCTGTCTTCCAGAGTCCCAACCAGCAG ACTGTCCTACAATGAAAGCCCTCTTCCTTCTCATCTTCACTGTATTTGTCTTCACTGCCATATTTTCAGG GTGCCTGTTGAGGGGGCTGACAATGGCATTTATAACCTTCCTGCTGATAATGACAACTCTGT TCTTCACAAAGTCTGGACCAATGGGCAAGTGGAGAAAAGCTAAGACGGAG GATATTACATCAAGAAATGaatag
- the LOC134036030 gene encoding intraflagellar transport protein 57 homolog, which produces MALLFSRAVTSMKSKELSPSVKQAIVGLKNQNKPIREIAKTLGVAKSTVGYILKKIERTGELSNTKRPGRPRKTTVVDDRRIISLVKKNPFTTVGQIKNTLQEITEELDKVKQEMEEKGSSMSDGAPVVKIKQSLTKLKQEIVQMDIRIGVVEHTLLQAKLKEKSNMTRDMHATNIPEPAIGAY; this is translated from the exons ATGGCTCTGCTCTTCAGTAGGGCTGTTACAagtatgaagtccaaagagctgtcaccatcagtgaagcaagccatcgttgggctgaaaaatcaaaacaaacctatcagagagatagcaaaaacattaggtgtggccaaatcaactgttgggtacattcttaaaaagatagaacgcactggtgagctcagcaacaccaaaagacccggaagaccacggaaaacaactgtggtggatgacagaagaattatttccctggtgaagaaaaaccccttcacaacagttggccagatcaagaacactctccaggag ATTACAGAGGAGCTGGATAAAGTGaaacaggagatggaggagaagggcagCAGTATGTCAGATGGAG CCCCTGTGGTCAAGATCAAACAGAGTCTGACAAAGCTGAAGCAAGAGATCGTTCAGATGGACATTCGCATTGGAGTGGTTGAGCACACACTGCTTCAAGCCAAGCTTAAGGAGAAGTCAAACATGACCAGGGACATGCATGCCACCAACATTCCAGAGCCTGCCATTGGTGCATACTGA